Proteins encoded by one window of Fimbriiglobus ruber:
- a CDS encoding YHS domain-containing protein: MTKYRFLAATGLLAGLLLAATGPAADKGDAEANKKALQEVGDLAGEWKGSGEAKIAGRNTIWKETINWGWKFDKKNGDAWITLEVKDGKFLSGGSLKYDAEKKLYRLTATDTDKKEMVYEGKLTKKGLILERKEAGSGDVHRLTVFTLADGARMMVQGDVQTKGKGPFSTEFKIAANNAAESFAGGGGKKPECVVTGGLGTMAVSYNGKTYYVCCSGCREEFTANPKKFVDEFEKKKK; this comes from the coding sequence ATGACGAAGTATCGGTTCCTCGCCGCGACCGGCCTCCTGGCGGGCCTCCTCCTCGCCGCGACCGGCCCGGCGGCCGATAAAGGCGACGCCGAAGCGAACAAGAAAGCGCTGCAGGAAGTCGGCGACCTCGCCGGCGAGTGGAAGGGGAGCGGCGAGGCGAAGATTGCCGGCCGGAACACGATCTGGAAAGAGACCATCAACTGGGGCTGGAAGTTCGACAAGAAGAACGGGGACGCGTGGATCACGCTGGAAGTGAAGGACGGCAAGTTCCTCAGCGGCGGCAGCCTGAAGTACGACGCCGAGAAGAAACTCTACCGCTTGACCGCCACCGACACGGACAAGAAAGAGATGGTTTACGAGGGCAAGCTGACCAAGAAGGGGCTCATCCTCGAACGCAAGGAAGCCGGCAGCGGCGACGTCCACCGGCTGACGGTGTTCACGCTGGCCGACGGCGCCCGGATGATGGTTCAGGGCGACGTTCAGACGAAGGGCAAGGGGCCGTTCAGTACCGAGTTCAAAATCGCCGCGAACAACGCGGCCGAGTCGTTCGCGGGCGGCGGCGGGAAGAAACCCGAATGCGTCGTGACCGGCGGTCTCGGGACGATGGCCGTTTCGTACAACGGCAAGACGTACTACGTCTGCTGCAGCGGCTGCCGCGAAGAGTTCACCGCGAACCCAAAGAAGTTCGTGGACGAGTTCGAAAAGAAGAAGAAGTAA
- a CDS encoding transposase: MAKKPVPTTPKSPPPRRQFSDAFRRDAVPMLLDGHTAVSVAERGLSGPNLLYRWKAQQRDPSGPLASSLDDRVRERETELLRVTRERDILKNAVPIFGRRE; encoded by the coding sequence ATGGCCAAGAAGCCCGTTCCCACGACCCCGAAGTCTCCTCCACCGCGCCGGCAGTTTTCGGACGCGTTCCGGCGGGACGCCGTCCCGATGCTCCTCGACGGCCACACCGCGGTGTCGGTGGCCGAGCGGGGCCTCTCGGGACCGAATCTCTTGTACCGGTGGAAGGCCCAACAACGCGACCCGTCCGGCCCCCTCGCCTCGTCCCTCGATGACCGCGTGCGGGAACGCGAGACCGAACTCCTTCGCGTCACCCGCGAACGCGACATCCTAAAAAACGCGGTGCCCATTTTCGGCCGGCGCGAGTGA
- a CDS encoding S1C family serine protease, which translates to MSRFWQHFISDGGTTNPDDPPTRSTPADDGDGDALDAFSRVVVNVAEKLRPAVVNLRVGRGPRGGAGSGVLFAPDGFLLTNFHVVNDHDTVRVRTSDGGEFAGRVVGTDPWTDLAVVQADGAGLPFATLGDSGSLRVGQLAVAIGSPLGYESTVTAGVVSALGRTLRSVSGHMVDNVIQTDAALNPGNSGGPLVDGRGRVIGINTAVLQPAQGICFAVPVNIAKVVIPHLLAHGRVKRGYLGLHARQVPVAPDVVKRLELVQKTGIEIMLLAEDGPAETGGLWVDDILVGYAGHPVTAVEDLHRLLAQLPIGEPQTAELIRDGKRLTRRVVPGEYPE; encoded by the coding sequence ATGTCGCGCTTCTGGCAACACTTCATTTCCGACGGCGGGACGACGAACCCGGACGACCCGCCTACCCGCAGCACGCCGGCCGACGACGGCGACGGCGACGCTCTGGACGCGTTCTCCCGCGTCGTCGTCAACGTCGCGGAGAAACTACGGCCGGCCGTGGTGAACCTGCGCGTGGGGCGCGGGCCGCGGGGCGGAGCGGGGTCGGGCGTGTTGTTCGCACCCGACGGTTTCCTTCTGACCAACTTCCACGTTGTCAACGACCACGACACCGTTCGCGTCCGGACGAGTGACGGCGGCGAGTTCGCGGGCCGGGTGGTCGGGACCGACCCGTGGACCGATCTGGCCGTCGTTCAAGCCGACGGGGCCGGCCTACCCTTCGCCACCCTCGGCGACTCGGGCAGCCTCCGCGTCGGGCAACTCGCGGTGGCGATCGGGAGCCCGCTGGGGTACGAGTCGACCGTCACCGCGGGCGTCGTCAGCGCGCTCGGCCGCACCCTCCGGAGCGTGTCCGGGCACATGGTCGACAACGTCATTCAGACCGACGCGGCACTCAACCCCGGCAACAGCGGCGGCCCGCTCGTCGACGGCCGCGGCCGGGTGATCGGCATTAACACGGCCGTCCTCCAACCCGCCCAGGGCATTTGCTTCGCCGTCCCGGTCAACATCGCCAAGGTGGTCATCCCCCACCTGCTGGCCCACGGCCGCGTCAAGCGGGGCTACCTCGGGCTCCACGCCCGGCAGGTGCCGGTTGCCCCGGATGTCGTCAAGCGGTTGGAACTGGTCCAGAAAACGGGCATCGAGATCATGCTGTTGGCCGAAGACGGTCCCGCGGAGACGGGCGGACTGTGGGTCGACGACATTCTCGTCGGGTACGCCGGCCATCCGGTCACCGCCGTCGAAGACCTGCACCGGCTGCTCGCCCAACTCCCGATCGGCGAACCGCAGACGGCCGAACTCATTCGTGACGGAAAACGCCTCACCCGCCGGGTCGTCCCGGGCGAATACCCGGAGTAG
- a CDS encoding WD40 repeat domain-containing protein, producing MIRAFVAALCATLFAGLVWAGDPAPTAASVNETLDKYRAEREVAAKTFGPAELAAADDLAARATAALKDGNLSGAARQARDARWHLPFIPPDLPPHVSRVLGVARLRHSDRVNALSYSPDGNTLASASRDGTVRLWDLGNGREILTYHGHEKAEPETEKLNVLKVPGAVFSPDGAVVASSGGHEIHVWDAKTGKLVHTLSAHKAPVRGLAFVDANTLVSGGDDRKVIVWDVRQEKPVTTFAEQAQRVEAVAVGGKGKLIASINAVGELFVYATHSDKKTPLMSIAVTDGSAAGTGVAFAGDGGIATTGGDPKIKLTSGPSTDAPATGVGATVRTYQGHTGKITALAATADGKFLITGGTDQTVRVWEVSSGKQLWSFHGHPAAVTAIAINAAGTQIASGAEDGSIRLWPLSPADDHRAATDATEALWTVAVSPDGRRFATGGADRLVRIYDTVAVKLEKPLAGHSGAVTAVVFLDAGTVASGAGDKLVKVWDLASGKAIDCAGHKSAVLAVAADGSGKLVVSGSADKTVRGWDRGAGKELWAWTGKSAVCAVAVRKDGRRVAVGTADGSLTILSVDGSETPKVLASVPAHAAGVAGVAYHPDGTRVVTCGGDGIARTWSLPDNGPPANLAKFEVPARSGPVTTVALSTVAFSADGRLIATGGADAIPRVWDVQTGGEVRGFRGHTDWVTGVAFAPDGRALISVGVDKAARVFEMSRPESSGTAGHSLPVKCVAVSRDGLLLATGSDDKTVKVWDLATGHEVATLTGATAPLNAIGFTGPNELVGGGDDGLLRWWSARPGKEIRTAPCGNVFNLAIAPDGKVGVVWARTREKTTGFELYGTTGVAEPGVTEKGREASCAVLSADAALGVTGGEDGVVRIWDLGTKDRVGGDWPLFVNRVADLALTPDKKTLIAIDIDGTVKIGDVAKRAAEPAIPAVTDGVNGLVVSPTGDKFATISKVGVVKLWDLKGKELRSWKFSSLPAAAAFTPNGKQLVTGNGDGTAFVLDLP from the coding sequence ATGATTCGTGCGTTCGTTGCCGCGCTCTGTGCCACCCTTTTTGCCGGTCTTGTTTGGGCCGGCGATCCCGCGCCGACCGCGGCCAGCGTAAACGAAACGCTCGACAAATATCGTGCCGAGCGGGAAGTCGCAGCCAAGACGTTCGGCCCGGCCGAGTTAGCCGCGGCCGATGATCTAGCGGCCCGCGCGACGGCCGCCTTGAAAGACGGCAACCTGAGCGGTGCCGCCCGGCAAGCACGGGACGCCCGGTGGCACCTGCCGTTCATCCCGCCCGACCTTCCGCCCCATGTGAGCCGAGTCCTCGGCGTGGCCCGGCTCCGCCACAGCGACCGGGTCAACGCCCTGTCGTACAGCCCGGACGGGAATACGCTCGCCTCCGCTTCTCGTGATGGAACGGTCCGTCTCTGGGATCTGGGCAATGGGCGGGAAATCCTCACCTATCACGGCCACGAGAAGGCCGAACCAGAAACCGAGAAACTCAATGTCCTCAAGGTTCCCGGGGCTGTCTTCTCGCCGGACGGGGCTGTGGTCGCGTCGTCGGGCGGGCATGAGATTCACGTCTGGGACGCGAAGACGGGGAAACTCGTTCACACGCTGTCCGCGCACAAGGCCCCGGTCCGCGGGCTCGCGTTCGTTGACGCGAACACGCTCGTGTCCGGTGGCGACGACCGCAAGGTGATAGTTTGGGATGTCCGTCAGGAAAAGCCGGTGACGACCTTTGCCGAGCAAGCCCAGCGCGTCGAGGCGGTCGCCGTCGGCGGGAAGGGGAAGCTCATCGCCTCGATCAACGCGGTCGGCGAGTTGTTCGTCTACGCCACGCACTCGGACAAGAAAACGCCGCTCATGTCGATCGCCGTCACCGACGGCTCGGCGGCCGGGACCGGGGTCGCGTTCGCCGGCGACGGGGGCATCGCCACGACCGGCGGCGACCCCAAGATCAAGCTGACCTCCGGGCCGTCTACGGACGCCCCAGCCACCGGCGTCGGCGCGACCGTTCGCACGTATCAGGGCCACACGGGCAAAATCACCGCCCTCGCGGCGACGGCCGACGGCAAATTTCTGATCACTGGCGGCACCGATCAGACAGTGCGGGTCTGGGAAGTCAGTTCCGGGAAACAACTCTGGTCGTTCCACGGTCACCCGGCGGCCGTCACCGCGATCGCCATTAACGCGGCGGGGACACAAATCGCCTCCGGCGCGGAAGACGGCTCGATCCGCCTCTGGCCCCTCTCCCCGGCCGACGATCACCGGGCCGCCACCGACGCGACCGAGGCTCTCTGGACTGTGGCCGTCTCCCCGGACGGGCGGCGGTTCGCCACCGGCGGCGCGGACCGACTGGTGCGGATCTACGACACCGTAGCGGTCAAACTGGAAAAGCCGCTCGCCGGGCATTCTGGCGCGGTCACTGCCGTCGTGTTCCTGGATGCCGGAACGGTCGCGTCCGGGGCCGGGGACAAACTCGTCAAAGTTTGGGATCTCGCGAGCGGGAAAGCCATCGATTGTGCGGGCCACAAGTCGGCGGTTCTCGCAGTCGCCGCCGACGGATCGGGGAAACTGGTCGTGTCCGGGTCGGCCGACAAGACGGTCCGCGGTTGGGACCGAGGGGCGGGGAAAGAGTTGTGGGCCTGGACCGGGAAGTCGGCTGTTTGCGCGGTCGCGGTCCGGAAAGACGGACGGCGGGTCGCGGTGGGCACGGCGGACGGGAGCCTCACGATTCTTTCGGTCGACGGCAGCGAGACGCCCAAGGTTCTCGCCTCGGTTCCCGCGCACGCCGCGGGTGTCGCCGGCGTCGCCTACCACCCGGACGGCACCCGAGTCGTGACGTGCGGCGGGGACGGGATCGCGCGGACCTGGTCGCTGCCGGACAACGGCCCGCCCGCCAACCTGGCGAAGTTCGAGGTGCCGGCCCGGTCCGGGCCGGTGACGACGGTCGCCCTCTCGACCGTTGCGTTCTCGGCGGACGGGCGACTGATCGCGACGGGCGGCGCGGACGCTATTCCCCGCGTGTGGGACGTGCAGACCGGCGGCGAGGTCCGCGGGTTCCGCGGGCACACGGACTGGGTCACTGGCGTTGCCTTCGCCCCGGACGGGCGGGCGCTGATTTCGGTGGGCGTGGACAAAGCCGCCCGCGTGTTCGAGATGTCGCGGCCGGAGTCGAGCGGGACTGCCGGGCACAGCCTGCCGGTCAAGTGCGTGGCCGTGAGCCGGGACGGCTTACTGCTCGCCACCGGATCGGACGACAAAACAGTGAAGGTCTGGGATCTCGCCACCGGCCACGAAGTGGCCACGCTGACGGGCGCGACCGCCCCCCTCAACGCGATCGGGTTTACAGGGCCGAACGAACTCGTCGGCGGGGGCGACGACGGGCTCCTCCGCTGGTGGTCCGCGCGGCCGGGCAAGGAAATCCGAACCGCCCCCTGTGGCAATGTGTTCAACCTGGCGATCGCCCCTGACGGCAAGGTGGGCGTCGTTTGGGCGCGGACCCGCGAAAAGACGACCGGATTCGAGCTGTATGGGACCACTGGTGTCGCCGAGCCCGGTGTCACCGAGAAAGGGCGCGAGGCGTCGTGTGCGGTACTCTCGGCGGACGCTGCCTTGGGTGTCACCGGCGGCGAGGACGGCGTCGTCCGCATCTGGGATCTGGGCACCAAGGACCGCGTCGGCGGCGACTGGCCGCTCTTCGTCAACCGAGTCGCCGACCTCGCGCTGACGCCGGACAAGAAGACGCTCATCGCGATCGACATCGACGGCACGGTCAAGATTGGCGACGTGGCGAAGCGGGCCGCCGAGCCGGCGATCCCGGCCGTCACGGATGGCGTCAACGGGCTCGTCGTCTCGCCGACCGGCGATAAGTTCGCCACCATTTCCAAAGTCGGGGTCGTAAAACTATGGGACTTGAAGGGTAAGGAGCTCCGGTCGTGGAAGTTCTCCAGTCTGCCCGCCGCCGCGGCGTTCACCCCGAACGGGAAGCAGCTGGTGACCGGCAATGGCGACGGGACGGCGTTCGTTCTCGACTTGCCTTGA
- a CDS encoding low affinity iron permease family protein: MARLSGVATRWTGTSNAFGVAALIVVLWIASGPFFHFSDTWQLVINTGTTIVTFLMVFLIQRTQNKDSQAVHLKLNELVAAMSGASNRLINVESLSEGEIKILHAHFCKLVELAKADEKLTDSHSVEEAVERHSRKKSEATD; encoded by the coding sequence TTGGCCCGTCTGTCGGGTGTTGCCACCCGCTGGACGGGCACGTCGAATGCCTTCGGGGTGGCTGCGTTGATCGTCGTGCTTTGGATCGCCAGCGGGCCGTTCTTTCATTTTTCCGACACGTGGCAACTCGTGATCAATACCGGGACAACCATCGTCACGTTCCTGATGGTGTTTCTGATCCAACGGACCCAAAACAAGGATTCCCAGGCCGTTCACTTAAAGCTCAACGAACTGGTCGCGGCCATGTCGGGCGCGAGCAACCGGCTCATCAACGTGGAAAGCCTGTCCGAAGGGGAAATCAAAATCCTGCACGCCCACTTCTGCAAGCTCGTCGAGTTGGCCAAGGCGGACGAAAAGCTGACCGATTCACACTCCGTCGAGGAAGCCGTCGAACGACACAGCCGCAAGAAG
- a CDS encoding TlpA family protein disulfide reductase → MRSTRTVIAVVLVGFVGGCGLPGNGPSAQDNEAALKVGDPAPPLTVDKWIQGAEVRSFVPGQVYVIEFWATWCGPCIKEMSHLDEYQAKYKNEGVTIIGFTPDMFNSADEVTAFLGQKHPRPGYTFAHETGRVTYDAYMKAAGQSGVPCSFVVDRAGRIAYIGHPTYLDDVLPKVVAGTR, encoded by the coding sequence ATGCGCAGCACTCGCACGGTCATCGCCGTCGTACTCGTCGGGTTTGTCGGCGGATGCGGCCTGCCCGGTAATGGACCGAGCGCCCAAGACAACGAGGCCGCGTTGAAGGTCGGCGATCCGGCTCCGCCGTTGACGGTCGACAAATGGATTCAAGGGGCCGAGGTCAGATCGTTCGTACCGGGCCAGGTGTACGTGATCGAGTTCTGGGCGACCTGGTGCGGGCCGTGCATCAAAGAGATGTCGCACCTGGACGAGTATCAAGCCAAATACAAAAACGAGGGCGTCACGATCATCGGGTTCACACCCGACATGTTCAATTCCGCCGATGAGGTGACGGCATTCCTGGGGCAGAAGCACCCGAGACCCGGTTATACCTTCGCCCACGAGACGGGACGAGTCACCTACGATGCGTACATGAAAGCGGCCGGGCAGAGCGGCGTGCCGTGTTCGTTCGTCGTCGACAGGGCGGGGCGCATCGCTTACATCGGGCACCCGACTTATCTGGACGACGTTCTCCCCAAGGTGGTCGCCGGGACTCGCTGA
- a CDS encoding recombinase family protein, with product MRRLVGHAIGLPHHKPSDDALRRPTTHPPIIKLSALLALADSRTGFQRLLTEVTLGRVGLILDLKMGRLARSCKDWHHLLEVCALVGALLADRDGVYDPRDGNDRFLLELTGIMSEAELVS from the coding sequence GTGAGGCGACTCGTAGGGCACGCGATTGGATTGCCGCACCACAAGCCCAGCGATGACGCGCTGCGGCGACCAACCACACACCCGCCTATCATTAAGTTGTCGGCCCTCCTGGCGTTGGCCGACTCCCGGACCGGGTTCCAACGGCTCCTCACCGAGGTCACCCTCGGCCGGGTCGGACTCATTCTCGACCTCAAGATGGGTCGGCTGGCCCGGTCGTGTAAGGATTGGCACCATCTGCTGGAAGTCTGTGCGCTGGTCGGTGCCTTGCTGGCCGATCGGGACGGCGTGTACGACCCGCGGGATGGGAACGATCGCTTCCTCCTCGAACTGACCGGAATCATGTCGGAAGCGGAACTCGTGAGTTAG
- a CDS encoding IS3 family transposase produces the protein MTRGRRPSRACGRSNALTPVVVSILPTHKGRYGARRIAKELGDREIACGPRGVAKVPRNQRLRAIPPRSLVPRTAHGRHTLGYNPHRPSDREDPTRVNEWWVGDGTDLPLRGGGFGYLAGSRGRYPRAIVGGRSRHP, from the coding sequence ATGACACGTGGCCGTCGGCCGAGCCGGGCCTGCGGGCGCAGCAACGCGCTGACGCCGGTCGTCGTGAGCATTCTCCCGACACACAAGGGGCGTTACGGCGCCCGCCGAATTGCCAAGGAGTTGGGAGACCGGGAGATCGCGTGTGGCCCCCGGGGGGTGGCAAAAGTGCCGAGGAATCAACGCCTTCGTGCGATTCCGCCGCGCTCGCTCGTCCCCCGAACCGCGCACGGGCGACACACCCTGGGGTACAACCCGCATCGGCCGTCGGATCGGGAGGACCCGACCCGCGTCAACGAATGGTGGGTGGGGGACGGTACCGATTTGCCGTTGCGGGGCGGCGGGTTCGGGTACCTCGCGGGGTCGAGGGGCCGGTACCCGCGGGCCATCGTCGGGGGTCGGTCGCGGCATCCATGA